A genomic window from Candidatus Denitrolinea symbiosum includes:
- a CDS encoding GMP synthase (glutamine-hydrolyzing): MTQSIAILDFGSQYAQLIARRVREAQVYCELFPWDAPQGKIMSIQPKGFILSGGPHSVYEEGAPYIQEFILESGLPILGICYGMQALTHALGGQVDASAHREYGPAEIESLLPTPLLSTLSLVWMSHGDRITKMPAGFAALAKSGNSPFAAMGDFNRKYFGVQFHPEVHHTPNGSELFSHFVVDVCGAAPEWTSASIIDEAVQRIRAQVGGERVLAAVSGGVDSTVAAALVHKAVGDQLTCIFVDTGLLRKNEGAQVADAFRKNLHSELATIEAGQEYFAALKGVTDPEQKRRIVGEKFIRIFEEQARRLGQPKFLVQGTIYPDVVESSAPDRNKAAKIKTHHNVGGLPEDMQFELVEPLRYLFKDEARAVGEALGLPEALVWRQPFPGPGLAVRCLGEATRERVSRLRAADAILTEELSRAGFLGKGAETSQAFVVLLPVKSVGVMGDQRTYQEAAAIRAVTTEDFMTADWARLPYDLLARTANRIVNEVDGINRVVYDITSKPPATIEWE, encoded by the coding sequence ATGACCCAATCCATCGCCATCCTCGATTTCGGTTCGCAGTACGCCCAACTCATCGCCCGCCGCGTGCGTGAGGCGCAGGTCTATTGCGAGTTGTTCCCGTGGGACGCGCCGCAGGGAAAGATCATGTCCATCCAGCCCAAGGGATTCATCCTCTCCGGCGGACCGCACTCGGTTTACGAGGAAGGCGCGCCGTACATTCAGGAATTCATCCTCGAGTCGGGACTTCCCATCCTCGGCATCTGCTACGGGATGCAGGCGTTGACTCACGCGCTGGGCGGGCAGGTGGACGCGTCCGCGCACCGCGAATACGGTCCCGCCGAGATTGAGTCGCTACTCCCTACTCCTCTGCTCTCTACTCTCTCCCTTGTCTGGATGTCGCACGGAGACCGCATCACGAAGATGCCCGCCGGGTTCGCGGCGCTGGCGAAGAGCGGCAACAGTCCCTTCGCGGCGATGGGCGATTTCAACCGAAAATATTTCGGCGTGCAATTCCATCCCGAAGTGCATCACACGCCAAATGGGAGCGAACTGTTCAGCCATTTCGTCGTGGACGTTTGCGGCGCCGCGCCCGAGTGGACTTCCGCTTCGATCATTGACGAAGCCGTGCAGCGCATCCGCGCCCAGGTGGGAGGCGAGCGCGTCCTCGCGGCCGTTTCGGGCGGCGTGGACTCGACGGTAGCCGCGGCGCTCGTCCACAAAGCCGTCGGCGACCAGCTGACCTGCATATTCGTGGATACCGGTCTCCTTCGAAAGAACGAGGGCGCGCAGGTCGCGGACGCGTTCCGCAAGAACCTTCATTCGGAATTGGCGACCATCGAAGCCGGCCAGGAATACTTCGCCGCGCTCAAAGGCGTGACCGATCCCGAGCAGAAGCGGAGGATCGTCGGCGAGAAATTCATCCGCATCTTCGAAGAACAGGCGCGCCGGCTCGGTCAGCCGAAATTCCTCGTGCAGGGGACGATCTATCCCGACGTGGTGGAATCGTCCGCGCCCGACCGGAACAAGGCGGCGAAGATCAAGACGCATCACAACGTGGGCGGGCTGCCCGAGGACATGCAGTTCGAACTGGTCGAGCCGCTGCGCTATTTGTTCAAGGACGAGGCCCGCGCCGTCGGCGAGGCGCTGGGACTGCCTGAAGCGCTGGTGTGGCGGCAGCCGTTCCCGGGCCCGGGCCTGGCCGTGCGCTGTCTCGGCGAGGCGACGCGCGAGCGCGTCTCGCGCCTGCGGGCGGCGGACGCGATCCTGACCGAGGAACTGTCCCGCGCGGGATTTTTAGGCAAGGGCGCGGAGACCTCGCAGGCCTTCGTCGTTTTGCTGCCTGTGAAATCCGTCGGCGTGATGGGCGACCAGCGGACGTACCAGGAGGCCGCCGCCATTCGAGCCGTGACCACCGAGGACTTTATGACCGCCGACTGGGCGCGCCTGCCCTACGATCTGCTGGCTCGGACGGCCAATCGCATCGTCAACGAAGTGGACGGAATTAATCGGGTGGTGTATGATATTACCAG
- a CDS encoding protein kinase C interacting protein — MAQFVGWMFAHMSFAIPVKRLRETDTLMAFRHPKPAYPFHVLIVPKKAVASLTELDPTDTAFLADLYSTVQSLVAEFKLPAYRLIVNGGEFQDVPQLHFHLIADVERNEGDP, encoded by the coding sequence ATGGCGCAGTTCGTCGGATGGATGTTTGCCCACATGAGTTTTGCGATTCCCGTCAAACGCCTGCGCGAGACCGACACATTGATGGCGTTCCGTCATCCGAAGCCGGCGTATCCCTTTCACGTGTTGATCGTTCCGAAGAAGGCGGTCGCCTCGCTGACCGAACTCGATCCCACCGATACCGCTTTCCTCGCCGACCTCTATTCCACCGTCCAAAGCCTCGTAGCTGAATTCAAACTCCCCGCTTACCGGCTGATCGTCAATGGCGGGGAGTTTCAGGATGTGCCGCAGTTGCATTTCCATTTGATTGCGGATGTTGAACGAAACGAAGGAGATCCATGA
- a CDS encoding xanthine phosphoribosyltransferase: MQELKERILRDGKNLGNGILKVDSFVNHQVDPLLMDACGREFARRFAHVGATKILTAEISGIAPALTTAIHLGLPVVYARKHKPITMPDQVYLTLAPSHTKGRTVELIVSPEYMANDEKILIIDDFLASGATILGLVRLAEASGSKVVGIGALIEKLFEGGRAALEPLGVPVESLACITKMGDDGKIEFREQRAESSEQ, translated from the coding sequence CTCAAAGTGGACAGTTTCGTCAACCATCAGGTGGACCCGCTGCTGATGGACGCCTGCGGGCGGGAATTTGCGCGTCGCTTCGCTCACGTCGGCGCGACCAAGATTCTCACCGCCGAGATTTCGGGCATCGCCCCCGCGCTGACGACGGCGATCCACCTCGGACTGCCGGTCGTCTACGCCCGCAAGCACAAGCCGATCACCATGCCCGACCAGGTCTACCTGACGCTCGCGCCCTCGCACACGAAAGGCCGCACGGTGGAATTGATCGTCTCGCCGGAGTACATGGCAAACGACGAGAAGATCCTGATCATTGACGACTTCCTCGCCTCCGGCGCGACCATCCTCGGGCTGGTCCGTCTCGCGGAGGCATCCGGCTCGAAGGTGGTCGGGATCGGCGCGCTGATCGAGAAGCTCTTCGAGGGCGGACGCGCCGCGCTGGAGCCGTTGGGCGTCCCGGTCGAATCGCTGGCGTGCATCACTAAAATGGGTGATGATGGGAAGATCGAATTTAGAGAGCAGAGAGCAGAGAGCAGTGAGCAGTGA